The proteins below come from a single Anderseniella sp. Alg231-50 genomic window:
- a CDS encoding Bcr/CflA family efflux MFS transporter, which yields MLTTAKTAPAIATLILITGLSTLSLNMFIPSLSKIAETFDADYSLTSLSIAGYLGMTAILQIIIGPLSDRFGRRPILLAGLLIFILASVGCLLARDIWTFLSFRMIQASVICGAALSPAIVRDMVPERQAASLLGYVSMAMAVAPMLGPMFGGLLDELFGWRASFVAFVGIGMFVFGLCWIDLGETNHNRSDTFSDQFGTYPELLSSKRFWGYSACMAFSTGAFYAFLAGVPLVAQTLFGMSSGTLGIYIGSITGGFFVGSFLSGRYAKRYHLTSLMIAGRVAACIGLTAGLMIFLAGYVHELFLFGATIFVGLGNGLTMPSSSVGAMSVRPQLAGSAAGLSGALTVAGGAIITYLTSSMLTEQNGVYVLFAMMLLCSALGLLAALAVRWLDQKECQSQNPDHR from the coding sequence ATGTTAACCACTGCAAAAACAGCGCCAGCCATAGCCACCCTCATTCTGATCACCGGGCTTTCGACGCTTTCGTTGAACATGTTCATTCCGTCATTGTCGAAAATCGCGGAGACCTTCGACGCTGACTACAGCCTGACCAGCCTGTCAATCGCCGGCTATCTGGGCATGACGGCGATATTGCAGATCATCATCGGACCCCTGTCGGACAGATTTGGCCGGCGCCCGATCCTGCTCGCCGGGCTGCTGATTTTCATCCTGGCGTCGGTCGGCTGTCTGCTGGCGAGGGACATCTGGACATTTCTGTCTTTCAGGATGATCCAGGCCAGCGTTATCTGCGGGGCGGCGCTGTCGCCGGCAATCGTCAGGGACATGGTGCCCGAAAGGCAGGCGGCCAGTCTTCTAGGCTATGTCAGCATGGCGATGGCAGTTGCCCCAATGCTGGGTCCGATGTTCGGCGGACTGCTGGATGAACTGTTCGGATGGCGGGCCAGTTTCGTAGCTTTCGTCGGCATTGGCATGTTTGTTTTCGGCTTGTGCTGGATCGATCTGGGCGAAACCAACCATAATCGCTCGGATACTTTTTCCGACCAGTTTGGGACATATCCCGAATTGTTGTCCTCGAAACGCTTCTGGGGCTACTCAGCATGCATGGCATTCTCAACAGGCGCGTTTTATGCATTTCTGGCCGGTGTGCCATTGGTCGCCCAGACACTGTTTGGCATGTCGAGCGGAACACTGGGCATTTACATCGGCAGCATTACCGGGGGGTTCTTTGTCGGCAGTTTCCTGTCCGGCCGCTATGCGAAGCGCTATCACCTGACCAGCCTGATGATTGCTGGCAGGGTGGCCGCCTGCATCGGTCTTACAGCTGGCCTGATGATATTCCTGGCCGGATATGTGCACGAGTTATTCCTGTTCGGCGCGACGATTTTCGTCGGGCTCGGCAACGGCCTGACAATGCCCAGCAGCAGTGTTGGCGCGATGTCGGTCAGGCCGCAGCTGGCCGGCAGTGCAGCCGGCCTGTCCGGCGCCCTGACAGTGGCCGGTGGTGCCATCATCACCTATCTGACCAGCTCCATGCTGACGGAGCAAAACGGCGTCTATGTCCTGTTTGCCATGATGCTGTTGTGTTCAGCCCTTGGCTTGCTGGCAGCACTTGCGGTCCGCTGGCTGGATCAGAAAGAGTGCCAGAGCCAAAATCCGGACCATCGCTGA
- a CDS encoding VOC family protein, which produces MNTGGSAAAHRLAGVALNVASPEQLAAFYTRHLGMAVDRSGEFLRLGYGGPGAGLELRPASSPDPYVHDGSDEYWKIGITLPDVDMAFEQLSRAGVAVTQPRQFLDIGYMCHLTDPDGFQIELLQHTFEGRPRTSPGNPDLPLGGGAQIGQITLRVANLDNALALYQRSMGMRLLSKQVVAGRGFTLYFLAFTGETPPNGDIEAVEDRPWLWQRPYTTLELQHLTEPERPVRPAASGRAGYAGLLIEDRRG; this is translated from the coding sequence ATGAACACTGGCGGGTCAGCCGCAGCCCACAGGCTCGCAGGGGTGGCCCTGAACGTGGCCTCGCCTGAACAGCTTGCCGCATTTTATACCCGGCATCTCGGCATGGCCGTTGACCGCTCCGGTGAATTCCTGCGGCTGGGCTATGGCGGGCCTGGAGCAGGCCTGGAGCTGCGGCCGGCATCTTCTCCAGACCCTTACGTCCATGATGGGTCTGATGAATACTGGAAGATCGGCATCACGCTGCCGGATGTGGACATGGCGTTTGAACAGCTCAGCCGGGCGGGTGTGGCGGTCACGCAGCCGCGCCAGTTTCTCGATATCGGTTACATGTGCCACCTCACCGACCCGGATGGTTTTCAGATCGAGTTGCTGCAGCACACATTTGAAGGCCGGCCGCGCACATCGCCGGGCAATCCTGACCTGCCGCTGGGTGGCGGTGCGCAGATTGGACAGATTACATTGCGGGTGGCGAACCTTGATAACGCTCTTGCGCTTTATCAGCGTTCAATGGGCATGCGCCTGCTGTCAAAACAGGTTGTCGCCGGGCGCGGATTCACGCTGTATTTTCTGGCATTCACCGGTGAAACGCCGCCCAACGGAGACATCGAAGCGGTAGAGGACCGGCCGTGGCTGTGGCAGCGGCCTTACACAACGCTGGAGTTGCAGCACCTGACGGAGCCGGAAAGGCCGGTTCGGCCCGCAGCTTCCGGCAGAGCCGGGTATGCGGGCCTGCTCATTGAGGATCGCCGGGGCTGA
- a CDS encoding EamA family transporter, which produces MSAPAHPLIGWFAALGVIFIWSGWVVVSRLGVVQTLTIYDMVALRFVVATVAVAPFVWRYWPRNLRWWQIFLISCGQGVPYLLLAFGGFQFAPASHAGIMMNGTLPVFAAILGWIWLKDRPDTWKVAGMAVILVGCALIGWDRDTGGVAPNAWIGHLMFIGSALFIAINMIGTKAWQLTPMQAMVCIPTVNLAWFGLLYLAFLPKAVQAAPWSEIILQGAYQGLGPSVVAVLLFTTAVRSIGPSATAAMMAMVPGMVALLAIPVLGEWPSLLAWAGLFLATGGILLAAGWRPVKV; this is translated from the coding sequence ATGTCTGCCCCTGCCCACCCCCTGATCGGATGGTTTGCCGCGCTCGGTGTCATCTTTATCTGGTCGGGATGGGTTGTGGTGTCGAGGCTCGGCGTTGTTCAGACGTTGACTATCTACGACATGGTTGCATTGCGGTTTGTGGTTGCAACCGTTGCTGTGGCGCCCTTTGTCTGGCGCTATTGGCCACGCAACCTGCGATGGTGGCAGATTTTTCTCATTTCATGCGGCCAGGGTGTCCCGTATCTGCTGCTGGCCTTCGGCGGTTTCCAGTTCGCACCTGCCTCGCATGCAGGCATCATGATGAACGGCACACTGCCGGTATTCGCGGCCATTCTGGGCTGGATATGGCTGAAAGACCGGCCGGATACATGGAAAGTTGCCGGCATGGCCGTGATACTGGTCGGCTGCGCGTTGATCGGCTGGGACCGGGATACCGGCGGCGTGGCGCCCAATGCGTGGATTGGCCATCTCATGTTCATCGGCTCGGCCCTGTTTATTGCCATCAACATGATCGGCACCAAGGCCTGGCAGCTCACGCCGATGCAGGCCATGGTGTGTATTCCAACGGTTAATCTCGCATGGTTCGGCCTGCTTTACCTGGCCTTTCTGCCCAAGGCGGTGCAGGCAGCGCCCTGGTCCGAGATCATTCTGCAGGGTGCCTATCAGGGACTCGGTCCCAGCGTGGTGGCTGTGCTGCTGTTTACAACAGCGGTGCGCTCGATAGGCCCGTCGGCAACCGCTGCGATGATGGCGATGGTGCCCGGCATGGTTGCCCTGCTGGCAATTCCCGTATTGGGCGAATGGCCGAGCCTGCTGGCCTGGGCAGGGCTTTTCCTGGCGACAGGCGGTATACTTCTGGCGGCTGGATGGCGACCGGTGAAAGTGTGA
- a CDS encoding SDR family NAD(P)-dependent oxidoreductase, with amino-acid sequence MDQSQASWKTVWITGASSGIGRQLALDLAGQGAMVAASARSGDALAELAADSPNICSYPLDVTDLAACRKTARAIEADIGPPDLVIMAAGIWIIRDIESFQAEDSINAMRVNYEGAANLVDAVLPSMIRRRAGHIAPVASVAGYRGIPRAVTYAPTKAALISMAEALRTDAAQHNIKVQIINPGFVRTPMTDTNDFPMPFLMEPQDASRRIIAGLRSDRFEIVFPTRLAVIMKLLRVLPYRLYFWLMARFVQRT; translated from the coding sequence ATGGATCAATCCCAAGCATCCTGGAAAACAGTATGGATTACCGGTGCGAGCTCCGGCATCGGCCGCCAGCTTGCACTTGATCTTGCCGGTCAGGGCGCAATGGTTGCGGCATCAGCGCGCTCAGGCGATGCACTTGCGGAACTTGCCGCTGACAGTCCCAACATCTGCAGTTACCCGCTTGACGTGACTGATCTGGCCGCCTGCCGGAAAACCGCCCGGGCGATTGAAGCGGACATCGGGCCACCGGACCTTGTTATCATGGCGGCGGGGATCTGGATCATCCGGGATATCGAGAGTTTCCAGGCGGAGGATTCGATCAATGCAATGCGGGTCAATTATGAAGGTGCGGCCAATTTGGTTGATGCTGTTCTGCCGTCCATGATCAGGCGTCGCGCCGGTCACATCGCACCGGTAGCATCGGTTGCCGGATATCGCGGCATTCCACGGGCGGTTACCTATGCGCCCACCAAGGCAGCCCTGATCTCCATGGCGGAAGCCTTGCGAACCGATGCCGCGCAGCACAACATCAAGGTGCAGATCATCAATCCCGGGTTCGTGCGTACGCCGATGACAGATACCAATGACTTTCCGATGCCGTTTCTCATGGAGCCGCAAGACGCCTCGCGCCGCATTATTGCAGGGTTGCGGTCCGACCGGTTCGAGATCGTGTTTCCGACCCGCCTGGCCGTGATCATGAAGCTTTTGCGCGTGTTGCCCTACCGGCTCTACTTCTGGCTGATGGCACGCTTCGTGCAGCGCACCTGA
- a CDS encoding ChrR family anti-sigma-E factor, with protein sequence MNTVFHLDDATVVAYAGGSLSNCLSVVAASHVAMCDHCRAKVRTAEAVGAALLETSEKEQMSSDALSSVFERIDGSDWVQPKSRRDVSDDPDPSLPLPVSRLLDHKLDDVRWKTAGPGVGIHVIEKNPDGSSLYLLKVRPGHKLPDHGHAGQEMTLILRGAYRDQIGRFAPGDVADLDEDIEHQPVIEDGEDCICLIATEAPARFKGLVPRLLQPIVGI encoded by the coding sequence ATGAATACGGTGTTCCATCTGGACGATGCAACAGTAGTGGCCTATGCGGGCGGCAGCCTTTCCAACTGTCTGTCCGTGGTGGCTGCAAGTCATGTTGCCATGTGCGATCATTGTCGGGCCAAGGTGCGCACTGCCGAGGCCGTCGGGGCCGCATTGCTGGAGACCAGTGAAAAAGAGCAGATGAGTTCTGATGCCCTGTCATCGGTGTTCGAACGCATTGACGGCAGCGACTGGGTGCAACCGAAGTCGCGCAGGGATGTGTCTGACGATCCGGATCCGTCATTGCCCTTGCCGGTATCCCGCTTGCTTGACCACAAGCTTGATGATGTGCGCTGGAAGACGGCGGGACCAGGTGTCGGTATTCATGTCATTGAGAAAAATCCTGATGGCTCCAGCCTCTACCTGTTGAAGGTTCGGCCCGGGCATAAACTGCCTGATCACGGTCATGCAGGCCAGGAAATGACATTGATCCTGCGTGGTGCCTATCGTGACCAGATCGGGCGGTTTGCGCCTGGTGACGTGGCTGACCTGGACGAAGATATTGAACACCAGCCGGTGATTGAGGACGGCGAAGACTGCATTTGCCTGATCGCCACCGAAGCGCCGGCACGTTTCAAGGGGCTGGTACCCCGGTTGCTGCAACCCATTGTCGGTATCTGA
- a CDS encoding sigma-70 family RNA polymerase sigma factor, translating to MTDGIRRQTGKNPQAELFAQLLNDVAERRDRQAFAQLFEHFGPRLKGFMMRKGANAELAEDLVQDAMIAVWNKAGMFSPGKGSVTTWIYTIARNLRIDRLRREGSRYFTDIDDYEEASDDPASDDVVISKQQDLAVTEALDVLPDDQREVIVMAFMDDLTQSEIAEKLDVPLGTVKSRMRLAYRKMGSVLEDLR from the coding sequence GTGACAGATGGAATCCGCCGGCAAACCGGCAAAAACCCACAGGCTGAGTTGTTTGCCCAGCTGTTGAATGACGTTGCTGAACGGCGCGACCGTCAGGCTTTTGCGCAGCTTTTTGAGCATTTTGGGCCCCGCTTGAAGGGGTTCATGATGCGCAAGGGCGCCAATGCCGAGCTCGCTGAAGACCTGGTACAGGACGCAATGATTGCAGTCTGGAACAAGGCCGGCATGTTTTCCCCCGGCAAGGGGTCGGTGACGACATGGATTTATACCATTGCCCGCAACCTGCGCATCGACCGGCTGCGCCGTGAAGGGTCCCGGTACTTTACCGACATAGATGATTATGAGGAAGCCAGCGATGATCCGGCCAGCGATGACGTCGTAATAAGCAAGCAGCAGGATCTGGCGGTAACCGAGGCGCTTGACGTATTGCCGGATGACCAGCGCGAAGTGATTGTCATGGCGTTCATGGACGACCTGACGCAATCCGAGATAGCGGAAAAACTCGACGTGCCGCTGGGCACTGTCAAATCTAGAATGCGACTGGCCTATCGCAAGATGGGCTCAGTTCTGGAGGACTTGAGATGA
- the infC gene encoding translation initiation factor IF-3, which translates to MPPKDDGPRINEAITNANVLLIDAEGEKRGVMKIEDALDLAADAGMDLVEVSPNADTPVCKVLDYGKYKYQAQKKANEAKKKQKVIEVKEIKLRPGIDTHDYDVKMRAMKRFFDDGDKVKVTMRFRGREMAHTELGFDLLQKVKSDTDEFAKVEYEPKMEGRQMIMILSPR; encoded by the coding sequence ATGCCGCCCAAGGATGACGGACCACGTATCAACGAAGCTATCACCAATGCCAATGTACTTCTGATTGACGCAGAAGGTGAAAAGCGCGGTGTCATGAAAATTGAAGATGCGCTCGATCTCGCGGCTGACGCCGGGATGGATCTCGTTGAAGTGTCTCCGAACGCCGACACACCTGTGTGCAAGGTGCTGGACTACGGCAAGTACAAGTATCAGGCCCAGAAGAAGGCCAACGAAGCCAAGAAGAAACAGAAGGTTATTGAGGTCAAGGAAATCAAGCTGCGCCCCGGCATCGACACGCACGATTACGACGTGAAGATGCGCGCCATGAAACGGTTCTTTGATGATGGTGACAAGGTCAAGGTGACCATGCGGTTCCGTGGTCGCGAAATGGCCCATACCGAGCTTGGTTTCGACCTTTTGCAGAAAGTTAAATCCGACACTGACGAGTTTGCCAAGGTGGAATACGAGCCGAAAATGGAAGGCCGTCAGATGATCATGATTCTGTCACCCAGGTGA
- a CDS encoding alpha/beta fold hydrolase, with product MSCSAQKPPERLETNSGIAIAWLSDGAEPAPAGRCGTFWLGGFKSDMRGSKAEVLADHARASDRSFVRFDYSGHGESGGKFEDGTISSWLDQAQAVFTQCAPGRRVLVGSSMGGWIALLLARRLIEAGYAARLGGLILIAPAADMTKDLMWDKYGDEFRDEVMRLGKYERPSEYSDEPYVITRALIEDGEQHLVLENGLNMPCPVRILQGEDDPDVPWKHALKTYHALSGDDVMLELIKHGDHRLSSERNLALLTETAETLCARADQDA from the coding sequence ATGTCCTGTTCCGCCCAAAAGCCCCCCGAACGCCTTGAAACAAACAGCGGCATCGCAATCGCGTGGCTGAGTGACGGTGCCGAGCCGGCGCCGGCGGGCCGCTGCGGCACATTCTGGCTTGGCGGGTTCAAGTCCGACATGCGCGGGTCGAAGGCAGAAGTGCTGGCAGATCACGCACGCGCAAGCGACCGGTCATTCGTCAGGTTCGACTATTCCGGCCATGGTGAAAGCGGCGGCAAATTTGAGGACGGCACGATTTCGAGCTGGCTTGACCAGGCACAGGCGGTGTTCACGCAGTGCGCGCCGGGCCGCAGGGTACTGGTCGGCTCCAGCATGGGCGGCTGGATCGCGCTGCTGCTGGCGCGCCGGCTGATTGAGGCCGGCTATGCCGCACGGCTCGGCGGGCTGATCCTGATCGCACCGGCAGCGGACATGACCAAAGACCTGATGTGGGACAAATATGGTGACGAGTTTCGCGACGAGGTCATGCGGCTCGGCAAGTATGAGCGTCCTTCGGAGTATTCCGACGAACCTTATGTGATCACCAGGGCGCTCATCGAGGACGGTGAACAACACCTGGTGCTGGAAAACGGTCTGAATATGCCCTGCCCGGTCCGGATTCTGCAGGGTGAGGACGACCCGGACGTACCCTGGAAGCACGCCCTCAAGACATATCATGCCCTGAGCGGTGACGATGTCATGCTCGAACTGATCAAGCACGGCGACCATCGCCTGTCGAGCGAGCGCAACCTGGCCCTGTTGACCGAAACAGCAGAGACACTTTGCGCCCGCGCGGATCAGGATGCCTAG
- a CDS encoding NAD-dependent epimerase/dehydratase family protein, with protein sequence MSEKPDHLLCFGFGFSARALARALPRDRWTITGTSRSAEGCEKIRQLGFDAAQFNDDTPLDTSLLDTVTHVVVSAPPGKTGDPVLKRHGRHLGKRAAHIKWMAYLSTTGVYGDRQGGWVDETSPLEPSTSRGHARLAAESGWLDLWRDAGLAVHLFRLAGIYGPGRNQLQSLKSGKARRIVKQGQVFSRIHVADIAGILRASIDRPSPGSAYNVCDDEAAPPQDVVAYAADLLGIQPPPEVAFEDAELSDMAKSFYAESKRVSNKRVKTELDYSFMYPTYRQGLKALL encoded by the coding sequence ATGTCTGAGAAACCCGATCATCTGTTGTGTTTTGGCTTCGGGTTTTCAGCCCGTGCCCTGGCCCGGGCCTTGCCGCGCGACCGGTGGACCATCACCGGCACCAGCAGATCTGCCGAAGGCTGTGAGAAAATCAGGCAACTCGGGTTTGACGCAGCGCAGTTCAACGACGACACGCCGCTGGATACCTCATTGCTGGACACGGTTACACATGTGGTTGTGTCTGCGCCGCCCGGCAAGACCGGCGATCCGGTTCTGAAACGCCATGGCCGCCATCTCGGCAAACGCGCAGCGCACATCAAGTGGATGGCTTACCTGTCCACCACCGGTGTGTATGGCGACCGGCAGGGTGGATGGGTTGATGAAACGTCGCCGCTTGAGCCCAGCACTTCACGTGGGCATGCCAGGCTGGCGGCGGAATCAGGCTGGCTCGATCTGTGGCGCGACGCCGGACTGGCTGTGCACCTGTTTCGCCTGGCGGGGATATACGGCCCGGGCCGCAACCAGCTGCAGTCGCTGAAATCCGGCAAGGCGCGGCGCATTGTCAAGCAGGGTCAGGTGTTCAGCCGCATCCATGTGGCAGATATTGCCGGTATCCTTCGCGCATCAATCGACAGGCCCAGTCCGGGCAGTGCCTATAATGTGTGTGATGATGAGGCGGCCCCGCCACAGGACGTGGTCGCCTATGCCGCTGACCTGCTGGGCATCCAGCCGCCGCCTGAAGTCGCCTTTGAAGACGCCGAACTGTCGGACATGGCGAAGAGCTTTTATGCGGAGTCCAAACGCGTTTCGAACAAAAGGGTCAAAACGGAGCTGGACTACAGTTTCATGTACCCGACATACCGCCAGGGTCTGAAGGCGTTGCTCTAG
- the queG gene encoding tRNA epoxyqueuosine(34) reductase QueG, producing the protein MAPSIETQLRQRAGDLGFCELRITGSTLPAETGHRLREAVGDGFHAGMEWLETTLDRRSSPDAMWEGARSCIMLAMSYTPEVDVMARLQDRSTGVISTYALGRDYHDVIKGRLKTLAGWLAAQTAQDVKVFVDTAPLMEKPLAHRAGLGWQGKHTNLVSREHGSWFFLGAILSAAELTYDEAEVDHCGSCTSCLDVCPTRAFPAPYRLDAGRCISYLTIEHKGHIEPEFREAMGNRIYGCDDCLAVCPWNKFAGAAREAKLAAREDLVSPPLADLAALDDQGFRTLFSGSPVKRIGRDRFVRNVMIAVGNSGDVNLIPCAEKLLDDASAEVRAMAIWALSRLLSQGRFAQLAAARRNGEPDQDVRREWDV; encoded by the coding sequence ATGGCTCCGTCTATTGAGACACAATTGCGGCAGCGTGCCGGTGATCTCGGGTTTTGCGAATTGCGCATTACCGGGTCCACGCTGCCTGCTGAAACGGGACACCGGCTTCGCGAGGCTGTCGGTGACGGTTTTCATGCGGGCATGGAGTGGCTGGAAACCACACTGGACAGGCGCAGTTCTCCCGATGCCATGTGGGAGGGTGCCAGAAGCTGCATCATGCTGGCCATGTCCTACACGCCTGAAGTGGATGTCATGGCCCGCCTGCAGGACCGCTCCACCGGGGTGATTTCAACCTATGCGCTGGGCCGTGACTATCATGATGTCATCAAGGGCAGGCTGAAGACACTTGCCGGATGGCTGGCGGCACAAACTGCGCAGGATGTGAAAGTGTTTGTCGATACCGCCCCGCTGATGGAAAAACCGCTGGCCCATCGTGCCGGGCTCGGATGGCAGGGCAAGCATACAAATCTGGTGTCGCGCGAGCACGGCTCCTGGTTTTTTCTCGGCGCCATATTGTCAGCGGCGGAACTGACGTACGACGAGGCGGAGGTGGATCATTGCGGGTCATGCACATCATGCCTAGATGTATGCCCGACCCGGGCGTTTCCGGCGCCTTACCGGCTTGATGCCGGGCGTTGCATTTCCTACCTCACCATCGAGCACAAGGGACACATCGAGCCTGAGTTTCGCGAAGCCATGGGCAATCGCATCTATGGTTGCGACGATTGCCTTGCGGTGTGTCCGTGGAACAAGTTCGCCGGTGCCGCGCGCGAGGCGAAGCTGGCCGCGCGGGAAGACCTTGTCTCGCCGCCGCTTGCAGACCTTGCGGCGCTGGACGACCAAGGGTTCAGGACATTGTTTTCAGGCTCGCCGGTCAAGCGCATCGGGCGCGACCGCTTTGTGCGCAATGTCATGATCGCAGTTGGCAATTCCGGTGATGTGAATCTGATACCGTGTGCAGAGAAACTGTTGGACGATGCATCCGCGGAGGTTCGGGCCATGGCCATATGGGCGCTGTCCAGGCTGCTGTCCCAGGGCCGGTTCGCGCAACTGGCCGCTGCCCGCCGGAACGGTGAACCTGATCAAGACGTAAGAAGGGAATGGGATGTCTGA
- a CDS encoding glutathione S-transferase N-terminal domain-containing protein, which produces MVRLLHFSLDPFSRRIRLSLAEMGLAAELNEERPWEMRDAFLDMNPSGTLPVLIDQDGTVCAGVEAVGGYLDEQWPLETGSLWGTNPVVRAEVRRLVAWFDGKFHHEVTSPLLMEKVVRRFVSAAQGGGAPKMNRVRSALEALRTHLAYINALAQARNLLVGDDLTVADLAAASHLSVADYLGDISWDEVPDAKAWYQRIKSRPSFRSLLADQVRGMPPSSQYSELDF; this is translated from the coding sequence ATGGTGCGTCTTTTGCATTTTTCTCTGGATCCGTTTTCACGGCGTATCAGGTTGTCGCTTGCCGAAATGGGTTTGGCGGCAGAACTGAACGAGGAACGCCCCTGGGAAATGCGCGACGCGTTTCTCGATATGAACCCGTCCGGCACCTTGCCGGTACTGATCGATCAGGATGGCACGGTGTGTGCCGGTGTTGAAGCGGTTGGCGGTTATCTGGATGAGCAATGGCCACTTGAAACCGGTTCCTTGTGGGGAACCAATCCTGTGGTGCGGGCCGAGGTGCGCAGGCTTGTGGCCTGGTTTGACGGCAAGTTTCATCACGAGGTCACATCGCCTTTGCTGATGGAAAAGGTGGTGCGCCGTTTCGTTTCCGCGGCGCAGGGTGGCGGGGCGCCGAAAATGAACCGCGTGCGTTCTGCGCTGGAGGCGCTGCGCACCCATCTGGCCTATATCAATGCTCTGGCCCAGGCCCGCAACCTGCTGGTTGGCGATGACCTGACCGTGGCAGACCTGGCCGCGGCCTCGCATTTGTCTGTGGCAGACTATCTCGGTGATATCTCATGGGATGAGGTGCCGGATGCCAAGGCCTGGTACCAGCGCATCAAGTCGAGGCCGTCATTCCGTTCCTTGCTGGCTGACCAGGTGCGCGGCATGCCGCCTTCTTCGCAGTACTCCGAGCTCGACTTCTGA
- a CDS encoding undecaprenyl-diphosphate phosphatase — translation MFLEQIIVLAVIQGITEFLPISSSGHLILVPALTGWKDQGLIVDVMVHMGSFLAVITYFWRDVLALTLGALNLLRGRMTDHGRLGLLIVVATIPAVAFGLFVKKTGMIDAVRGPEIVAWNAIIFGVLMYFADRFGKHVKAMENMTFMPALIIGLAQAVAIIPGTSRSGITMTAARFLGFQRSEAARFSFLVGIPAIAGAGVLVLGEAISDGATISGDAIITGILTFFTALAAIWFLMAIVKRYSLTSFVIYRLLLGAGLLYLAHTGFFAEAGS, via the coding sequence ATGTTTCTGGAACAGATCATCGTACTGGCCGTCATTCAGGGAATTACCGAATTTTTGCCAATCTCGTCTTCAGGCCACCTGATACTGGTTCCAGCCCTGACAGGTTGGAAGGATCAGGGCCTGATTGTCGACGTGATGGTTCACATGGGCTCATTCCTGGCAGTGATCACGTATTTCTGGCGGGATGTCCTGGCATTGACCCTGGGGGCGCTGAACCTGCTGCGCGGACGCATGACCGATCATGGCCGTCTCGGCCTGCTGATTGTCGTTGCCACCATTCCGGCTGTTGCGTTTGGCCTGTTCGTGAAGAAAACAGGCATGATTGATGCAGTGCGCGGGCCGGAAATCGTTGCCTGGAACGCCATTATTTTCGGCGTCCTGATGTATTTCGCGGACCGCTTCGGCAAGCACGTAAAGGCCATGGAGAACATGACCTTCATGCCGGCCCTGATTATCGGACTGGCCCAGGCCGTTGCTATTATTCCCGGCACCAGCCGTTCCGGCATCACCATGACGGCTGCCCGGTTTTTGGGTTTCCAGCGCTCGGAAGCAGCCCGGTTTTCGTTCCTCGTCGGCATCCCCGCCATCGCCGGCGCCGGCGTGCTGGTTCTGGGCGAAGCGATATCGGACGGAGCCACCATTTCCGGTGATGCCATTATCACCGGTATCCTGACTTTCTTCACCGCGCTTGCTGCCATCTGGTTCCTGATGGCAATCGTCAAGCGGTATTCATTGACCAGTTTCGTGATCTACCGGCTGCTGTTGGGCGCCGGACTGCTGTATCTTGCGCACACCGGGTTCTTTGCCGAAGCAGGCAGTTGA
- a CDS encoding DUF1194 domain-containing protein has product MLARAFAFFLLGSLLLSSGAGAQGLQPVDLELVLAVDTSTSVDAEEFALQSQGLAEAFLHPDVVAAVRFAGTLGVAVTLVQWAGEARQATAVDWHVVRDGQTAAELSAKISASPRAIRGLTDIAGAIGFSVNSIEANNYLGTRRVIDISGDGSSDARRSEAARDAARARGITINGLVIHNKDIDLGELANIDLREHYANHVIGGPGSFMMTARNFDDFRTAIRAKLVREITGPVSAAVD; this is encoded by the coding sequence ATGCTGGCCAGAGCCTTTGCATTTTTTCTGCTGGGCTCGTTATTGCTGTCATCGGGTGCGGGTGCGCAGGGCTTGCAGCCGGTAGATCTCGAACTGGTTCTGGCGGTCGACACCTCCACCAGCGTGGACGCCGAGGAGTTTGCTCTGCAGTCGCAGGGGCTGGCCGAAGCCTTCCTGCACCCCGACGTTGTTGCCGCTGTCCGCTTCGCCGGCACCCTGGGGGTTGCCGTTACGCTCGTTCAGTGGGCCGGTGAGGCCCGGCAGGCCACCGCGGTTGACTGGCATGTGGTGCGCGATGGCCAGACTGCGGCAGAATTGTCTGCAAAAATTTCCGCGTCGCCGCGAGCCATCAGGGGGTTGACCGATATTGCCGGTGCCATCGGGTTCTCAGTCAATTCCATAGAGGCAAACAACTATCTGGGTACGCGCCGGGTCATTGATATTTCAGGTGACGGATCCAGCGACGCGCGCCGCTCCGAGGCGGCCCGCGATGCCGCCAGGGCACGCGGCATCACCATCAACGGCCTTGTGATTCACAACAAGGACATTGATCTCGGCGAACTGGCCAATATCGACCTGCGCGAACACTACGCCAATCATGTCATTGGCGGACCCGGCTCGTTCATGATGACGGCAAGGAATTTTGACGACTTTCGCACTGCCATCCGCGCCAAGCTGGTGCGTGAAATCACCGGGCCGGTGTCAGCCGCCGTTGACTGA